One Coffea eugenioides isolate CCC68of unplaced genomic scaffold, Ceug_1.0 ScVebR1_2909;HRSCAF=4029, whole genome shotgun sequence genomic window carries:
- the LOC113757283 gene encoding uncharacterized protein LOC113757283 has product MLLLDNGEVVTDEEDSCEGMLSLEEDETDSCEELPTNEQLGLVVRRVLTMQIKEEDGQQQENIFYTRCHIKGKVCSLIIDPESSTNVPSVTLVEKAGLPTLKHPHPYRLQWLNDSGDVRVTKQVKIPFRIGQYEDEVLCDVVPMQATHVLLGRPWQYDKRTSHDGFTNKYSFMHDNRKVTLVPLTPKQVHEDQIRLQQESEEQRRVKGAEKSKGKMAMTDSTLERKIEKMQSMFVKAREEFEDVFPEEIPDGLPPIRGIEHQIDLIPGAPLPNKAAYCMSPEETKEFQRQVDELLKKGWARESLSPCTVPVILVPKKDGSSCMCVDCRAINSIMVKYHHPIPRLDDMLDELNGAVIFTKIDLKSGYHQIRMKEGDEWKTAFKTTYGLYEWVVMPFGLSNAPSTFMRLMNHVLHPFLGKFVVVYFDDILVYSRNLDEHMEHLRAVLNALHQASLYANLKKCSFCTNQLVFLGYVISA; this is encoded by the exons ATGCTCTTACTTGACAATGGAGAAGTGGTTACGGATGAAGAAGATAGCTGTGAGGGTATGCTTTCCTTGGAAGAGGATGAAACCGATTCTTGTGAGGAACTACCCACGAATGAACAACTCGGCTTGGTAGTTCGACGGGTGCTGACTATGCAAATCAAGGAGGAGGATGGCCAACAACAGGAAAACATCTTTTACACACGTTGTCACATAAAGGGCAAGGTGTGTAGCCTTATTATTGACCCCGAGAGTTCCACAAACGTGCCAAGTGTGACCCTAGTGGAGAAGGCCGGACTTCCTACCCTCAAGCATCCTCACCCTTATAGGCTCCAGTGGTTGAACGATAGTGGCGATGTGCGAGTTACAAAGCAAGTCAAGATTCCATTCCGCATTGGACAATATGAGGATGAAGTCCTATGTGACGTAGTGCCCATGCAAGCTACTCATGTGCTATTAGGGAGGCCATGGCAATATGACAAGAGAACTAGTCATGATGGCTTCACCAATAAGTACTCATTCATGCACGACAACAGGAAGGTTACACTTGTGCCTCTCACTCCcaaacaagtgcatgaggaccAAATCCGGTTACAACAAGAAAGCGAGGAGCAAAGGAGAGTGAAAGGAGCCGAGAAAAGTAAAGGGAAAATGGCAATGACTGACTCGACCCTTGAGAGGAAAATCGAGAAGATGCAAAGCATGTTTGTTAAAGCTAGGGAA GAGTTTGAGGATGTATTCCCCGAGGAAATTCCGGACGGATTACCTCCCATCCGTGGAATTGAACATCAGATAGACCTCATTCCAGGTGCACCATTGCCCAATAAAGCCGCCTATTGCATGAGTCCTGAAGAAACCAAGGAGTTTCAAAGGCAAGTAGACGAACTACTCAAGAAAGGTTGGGCGCGTGAGAGCTTAAGTCCTTGTACCGTACCCGTCATCTTGGTGCCAAAGAAGGATGGAAGCTCATGCATGTGTGTGGATTGTAGAGCCATCAATTCTATAATGGTAAAGTATCATCATCCTATACCTAGGTTAGATGACATGCTAGATGAGCTAAATGGAGCTGTAATCTTTAcaaaaattgatttaaaaaGTGGATACCACCAAATTCGAATGAAGGAGGGtgatgaatggaaaacggcTTTTAAGACTACTTATGGGTTGTATGAATGGGTAGTCATGCCCTTTGGTTTATCTAATGCCCCTAGTAcattcatgaggttaatgaatcATGTTCTACACCCTTTTCTTGGtaaatttgtggtagtctattttgatgatatcttaGTCTATAGTCGAAATCTTGATGAACACATGGAGCATTTACGTGCTGTTTTGAATGCTTTACACCAAGCAAGCTTGTATGCTAACTTGAAAAAGTGTTCTTTTTGCACTAATCAGTTGGTCTTTCTAGGATATGTTATTAGTGCATAG